A DNA window from Sphingopyxis macrogoltabida contains the following coding sequences:
- a CDS encoding alpha/beta fold hydrolase, with protein sequence MDGGPREHRLDTPEGEICWFEWGEPSPGRASLLLLHATGFHARLWDRVVAALPAGTHVVVPDHLGHGRSAKPASLSDWAATSDALLPLVDLFAGSPLVGCGHSMGGYVLTRLAAGRPAAFRHLVLVDPVIMEPALYDEAAGQPVPAPAGHPVARRRARWDGWEAMNAHFAQRPPYTHWQPEVLADYCRFGLLSAADGEGFDLACPPALEASVYLNALRTSPYRWLEDMAAPVSVIRARTGERASALDFSVSPTWPGLGDALGAVRDEQWGEHSHFIPMEAPERLAALLADLL encoded by the coding sequence GTGGACGGCGGGCCCCGCGAACACCGGCTGGATACGCCGGAAGGCGAAATCTGCTGGTTCGAGTGGGGCGAGCCTTCGCCCGGCCGGGCGTCGCTGCTGTTGCTCCACGCGACGGGCTTTCACGCGCGGCTGTGGGACCGGGTCGTCGCGGCGCTGCCCGCCGGAACGCACGTTGTCGTACCCGACCATCTGGGGCACGGCCGCAGCGCCAAGCCCGCCTCGCTGTCCGACTGGGCGGCGACCTCGGACGCGCTGTTGCCGCTGGTCGATCTGTTTGCCGGAAGCCCGCTGGTGGGCTGTGGACACAGCATGGGCGGCTATGTCCTTACCCGCCTCGCCGCGGGACGCCCGGCGGCCTTCCGCCATCTCGTGCTCGTCGATCCGGTCATCATGGAGCCGGCGCTGTACGACGAGGCGGCGGGGCAGCCCGTGCCCGCTCCGGCCGGGCATCCCGTCGCGCGCCGCCGCGCCCGCTGGGACGGGTGGGAAGCGATGAACGCCCATTTTGCGCAGCGGCCGCCCTATACCCATTGGCAGCCTGAGGTGCTCGCCGATTATTGCCGCTTCGGCCTGTTGTCCGCCGCGGACGGCGAAGGCTTCGACCTGGCCTGTCCGCCGGCGCTCGAGGCGTCGGTCTATCTGAATGCGCTGCGGACCAGCCCCTATCGCTGGCTCGAAGACATGGCGGCACCGGTCAGCGTGATCCGCGCCCGGACTGGCGAGCGCGCAAGCGCGCTCGATTTCTCGGTCAGCCCGACCTGGCCCGGCCTTGGCGATGCCCTGGGCGCGGTGCGTGACGAACAATGGGGCGAGCATAGCCATTTCATCCCGATGGAAGCGCCCGAACGTCTCGCCGCCTTGCTCGCCGACTTGCTCTGA
- the aspS gene encoding aspartate--tRNA ligase, protein MHAYRTHTCADLRAANVGEDVRLSGWVHRTREHANVLFVDLRDHYGITQIVVETGSDLYPTVNALGPESVLTFTGKVAARSPETLNPKLATGEIEIYPTAVTVQSAAERLPLPVFGETEYPEEIRLTNRFLDLRRERLHKNIVLRSNVISSLRRRMIDQGFTEFQTPILTASSPEGARDYLVPSRVHPGKFYALPQAPQMFKQLLMVAGFDRYFQIAPCFRDEDARADRSPGEFYQLDFEMSFVTQDDVFNAIEPVLHGVFEEFADFDGKGRSVSPLPFQRIPYRESMLKYGSDKPDLRNPLLVHDVGDFFKGSGFGRFATMVEEGQVVRAVAAPETHEKSRKFFDEMNSWAQSEGFPGLGYATQKDGVFGGPIANNHGQEGMKAIADAMGLGPNDGIFFAAGVEAKAAKLAGLARTRVADQLDLIDKSRFEFCWIVDFPMFEADEDTGKIDFSHNPFSMPQGEMDALVNKDPLDILAYQYDIVCNGVELSSGAIRNHRPDIMYKAFEIAGYSQQDVDTNFAGMINAFKFGAPPHGGSAPGVDRIVMLLADEPNIREVIVFPMTQKAEDLMMGAPAPVSEKQLKELSIRLVDGPKS, encoded by the coding sequence ATGCACGCCTATCGCACCCACACATGCGCAGACCTTCGCGCCGCCAACGTCGGTGAGGACGTCCGTCTTTCGGGCTGGGTGCACCGGACGCGCGAGCATGCGAATGTGCTCTTCGTCGATCTGCGCGATCATTATGGCATCACCCAGATCGTGGTGGAGACGGGTTCGGACCTTTATCCCACGGTCAACGCCTTGGGCCCCGAGTCCGTTCTGACCTTCACCGGCAAGGTCGCCGCGCGTTCGCCCGAGACGCTCAACCCGAAGCTGGCGACCGGCGAGATCGAAATCTATCCGACCGCGGTGACCGTGCAGTCGGCCGCCGAACGCCTGCCGCTGCCCGTGTTCGGCGAAACCGAATATCCCGAGGAAATCCGCCTCACCAACCGCTTCCTCGATCTCCGCCGCGAGCGCCTGCACAAGAATATCGTGCTGCGCTCGAACGTCATTTCGTCACTGCGCCGCCGGATGATCGACCAGGGCTTCACCGAATTCCAGACGCCGATCCTGACCGCGAGCAGCCCCGAGGGCGCGCGCGACTATCTGGTGCCCAGCCGCGTCCACCCCGGCAAATTCTACGCGCTGCCGCAGGCGCCGCAGATGTTCAAGCAGTTGCTGATGGTTGCGGGCTTCGACCGCTATTTCCAGATCGCGCCCTGCTTCCGCGACGAGGACGCGCGCGCCGACCGTAGCCCGGGCGAATTCTACCAGCTCGATTTCGAGATGAGCTTCGTCACGCAGGACGATGTTTTCAACGCCATCGAACCCGTCCTGCACGGCGTGTTCGAGGAGTTCGCCGATTTCGACGGCAAGGGCCGCAGCGTGTCGCCGCTGCCGTTCCAGCGCATTCCGTACCGCGAATCGATGCTGAAGTACGGCAGCGACAAGCCGGATCTCCGCAACCCGCTGCTCGTCCATGACGTGGGCGATTTCTTCAAGGGATCGGGCTTCGGCCGCTTTGCGACGATGGTCGAGGAAGGCCAGGTCGTCCGCGCCGTCGCCGCCCCCGAAACGCACGAGAAGAGCCGCAAATTCTTCGACGAGATGAACAGCTGGGCGCAGTCGGAAGGCTTCCCGGGCCTCGGCTATGCGACGCAGAAGGACGGCGTGTTCGGCGGACCGATCGCCAACAATCATGGCCAAGAGGGCATGAAGGCGATTGCCGACGCGATGGGTCTCGGCCCGAACGACGGCATCTTCTTTGCCGCCGGGGTCGAGGCGAAGGCGGCCAAGCTCGCCGGCCTCGCGCGCACCCGCGTCGCCGACCAGCTCGACCTCATCGACAAGAGCCGCTTCGAATTCTGCTGGATCGTCGATTTCCCGATGTTCGAGGCCGACGAGGACACCGGCAAGATCGATTTCAGCCACAACCCCTTCTCGATGCCGCAGGGCGAGATGGACGCGCTGGTGAACAAGGATCCGCTCGATATCCTCGCCTATCAATATGACATCGTCTGCAACGGCGTCGAACTGTCGTCGGGCGCGATCCGCAACCATCGCCCCGACATCATGTATAAGGCCTTTGAAATTGCCGGTTACAGCCAGCAGGATGTCGACACCAACTTTGCGGGCATGATCAATGCCTTCAAGTTCGGCGCACCGCCGCACGGAGGTTCCGCGCCGGGCGTCGACCGCATCGTGATGCTGCTCGCCGACGAGCCGAACATCCGCGAGGTGATCGTTTTCCCGATGACCCAGAAGGCCGAAGACCTGATGATGGGCGCCCCGGCGCCGGTCAGCGAAAAGCAGCTCAAGGAACTCAGCATCCGCCTCGTCGACGGCCCCAAGAGCTAG
- a CDS encoding FAD-binding protein, producing the protein MPIVQLGDEGRWTNYHGTGTCEAATRFGLRSGDALRGRDELALAAKAVQDWLTAAQAAGRRVRPLGAGWSPSNVNICSQSWLLHTRRFNRCFRIGAGDVRPGIDADALMLVEAGALVDEVSDKLEEQGRSLWTSGAGNGQTFAGACATGTHGSMIARGGIQDHIRAVQVVTPGGVHWVEPAAGVMSDAFIAATGSMPLRDDDLFAALQLPVGSLGIVTALVVDSVPKFLVRPIQNLRTVDRAALDWLAAGDFRRFSAAYALDQDPDFVQMIVNPYKPFKRPAMLRFLYREPWRDDYSHATPGELGAGYDALSLLGRLLDDYPWARGALLQYAMKLGYASGPDVDDPPVYGSWGEGLDTHRPLADLFNASVTIDRADLARAFEMICTVYARHGGSTVVTLRFMARAEGLLAPARYPHNAVIDFDGPRSERTAAAYARVVEVLDAQGIGFTRHWAKSCRLDAARVAADYGEDFRRWRAARDRLMPDPAHRALFGSEVLDGLGLTC; encoded by the coding sequence ATGCCGATCGTCCAGCTTGGCGATGAAGGTCGCTGGACCAACTATCATGGCACCGGCACCTGCGAGGCCGCGACGCGTTTCGGCCTGCGCAGCGGCGATGCACTGCGGGGCCGCGACGAACTCGCGCTCGCGGCGAAGGCGGTGCAGGATTGGCTGACGGCTGCGCAGGCGGCGGGGCGCCGCGTCCGTCCGCTCGGCGCGGGCTGGTCGCCGTCGAACGTCAATATCTGTTCGCAAAGCTGGCTGCTCCACACGCGGCGCTTCAATCGCTGTTTCCGCATCGGCGCCGGCGACGTCCGCCCCGGCATCGATGCGGACGCGCTGATGCTCGTCGAGGCGGGTGCGCTGGTCGACGAGGTCTCCGACAAGCTTGAGGAACAGGGCCGCTCGCTCTGGACGAGCGGTGCCGGCAACGGGCAGACCTTTGCCGGCGCCTGCGCCACGGGAACGCACGGATCGATGATCGCGCGCGGCGGCATCCAGGACCATATCCGTGCGGTGCAGGTGGTGACGCCGGGCGGCGTCCATTGGGTCGAACCGGCGGCAGGCGTGATGAGCGATGCCTTCATCGCCGCAACGGGTTCGATGCCGCTCCGCGACGATGACCTGTTCGCCGCGCTTCAGCTTCCGGTCGGGTCGCTCGGCATCGTCACCGCCTTGGTCGTGGACAGCGTGCCGAAATTCCTCGTTCGCCCGATCCAGAACCTGCGCACCGTCGACCGCGCGGCGCTCGATTGGCTGGCGGCGGGCGACTTCCGACGCTTTTCGGCGGCCTATGCGCTCGATCAGGACCCCGATTTCGTCCAGATGATCGTCAACCCGTACAAGCCGTTCAAGCGCCCCGCGATGCTGCGTTTTCTGTACCGCGAGCCGTGGCGTGACGATTATTCGCACGCAACGCCGGGCGAACTGGGGGCGGGGTACGACGCGCTCAGCCTGCTCGGGCGCTTGCTCGACGACTATCCATGGGCGCGCGGCGCGCTGCTGCAATATGCGATGAAGCTGGGCTATGCGAGCGGCCCCGACGTCGACGATCCGCCGGTTTACGGCAGCTGGGGCGAGGGGCTCGACACGCACCGGCCGCTCGCCGACCTGTTCAACGCGTCGGTCACCATCGACCGCGCCGATCTGGCGCGGGCGTTCGAGATGATATGCACCGTCTATGCGCGCCATGGCGGCTCGACGGTCGTGACGCTGCGCTTCATGGCGCGCGCCGAAGGACTGCTTGCGCCGGCGCGCTATCCGCACAATGCCGTGATCGACTTCGACGGGCCGCGCAGCGAACGGACGGCCGCGGCTTATGCGCGCGTCGTCGAGGTGCTCGATGCACAGGGGATCGGCTTCACGCGCCACTGGGCGAAAAGCTGTCGCCTCGATGCCGCGCGGGTCGCCGCCGACTATGGTGAGGATTTCCGCCGCTGGCGCGCCGCGCGCGATCGGTTGATGCCCGATCCCGCGCATCGCGCGCTGTTCGGCAGCGAGGTGCTCGACGGGCTCGGCCTGACCTGCTGA